The Bdellovibrionales bacterium genome window below encodes:
- the lepB gene encoding signal peptidase I, producing MMFLFGLVFIFSVNADCSADIKIKTIRGNSMKGLYENGQDISVDQNYYGCHSPQMHDVVLVQKKGFKAPIIKEILVTPGQRFQLVPQGKGHVMLVDGKELENSIHKKYIFSRGAYKMLSLYEKEFKGLMPKDTYFIFGTGLADSRDSTRFGPVLRSEIIGKVLGLKK from the coding sequence ATGATGTTTCTGTTCGGACTTGTTTTTATATTTTCTGTAAACGCGGATTGCTCGGCAGACATCAAGATCAAAACAATCCGTGGAAATTCGATGAAAGGGCTTTACGAAAACGGGCAGGATATTTCGGTCGATCAAAATTATTACGGGTGCCATTCGCCACAGATGCATGATGTGGTGCTGGTTCAAAAAAAGGGCTTTAAAGCCCCGATCATCAAAGAGATTTTAGTCACTCCAGGTCAGCGATTTCAGTTGGTTCCTCAAGGTAAGGGGCATGTGATGCTCGTGGACGGTAAGGAGCTTGAGAACTCGATCCATAAAAAATATATCTTCTCTCGTGGAGCTTATAAAATGCTTTCTCTTTACGAAAAAGAGTTTAAAGGCCTGATGCCGAAAGACACTTATTTCATTTTCGGAACAGGACTAGCCGATTCGCGAGACTCAACTCGCTTTGGTCCAGTGCTGCGAAGTGAGATCATCGGAAAGGTGCTCGGATTAAAGAAGTGA